GAGCTCGCGGAAACAGTTAATTCAAGTGTTCGTTGCAATTCTGTAGAACTATATATTAATTCGCAAAAACTGCTAAATACTTCTGGAGAAAATTTTTTATGATATTTTTCAAGTTTTAGTTTTTCTTCCTTTGTTCTGCATTCAAATGTTTCAAAAAAAAGATTTGGATTAATTAATTGAAGTTTTGATATCTGACTGGATTTTTCTAGTTGAAATTCAAATTGATCAACAGTATTAAAATCATTATGTTCAGAAAAAATATATGTAATTTCAGATTTGTAGAACTTACCTGATAAGAAAGCAAAGCAAAGTCTAATACAATATGTGATTTTTTTAAATTCTTTATCACTAATTAAATCGAGCGAATCAATTATATGCGCATTTATATTTTCAACACCATAGAATCGAAATCTAAAATTATTAATTTTCAAATTAATAAACATTGCATGAACATTTATGACTTTAATTCCCATTAAAGAATCAGATAAATGCCAATTTTCAATATCGAATTTCATAAGGTTTTCCTTATGATCTAATATGTAAGTTGGAAAAATAAAATCACTATCATCGCTTATTACAATAACTCTTGAGTAATAATCTGAATTAAGTTTTTGGAAACTTTTCAAGTTTGTCAATTGTCCGAATAAATACTGTGGTTTTCCAGGGAATTTGGTTTTAAAATTAATTACAGAATCTCTATTTGTATAGTATTGTTTCCCGTTGAATTGGATGAGAAGTTCTTTATCAAGTCCATAACTCTCTTTATATTGTACTCCTCCATTATTTAGATAATCTTCTATTATTATTTTAAATGGATAACCTTTATCTCTCTGATTTAAAATTTCAAATACGAACTCTTGCAATCTAGTTTCATCTTCAATTGTTTTGTACGAGAGGTGTATTGTTCCGGAACCTCCTAAAGAAAGCGTATTTAAATATTCGAGAGAACTCTTAATTTTTATTAATTCAGATTTAGCGAGGAAATTTTTGAATAAATCATCATAATTACTTTTATCCATATTTATTTCTTTTAGATCCTTTTTTGAGATTTATTATTCAGTTAAGTCTAATAGCTTTTTGTCAATATTCATCATAATTTTATAGACTGTATCAAAGTAATTAAGGGCCATTTGTTCCGAATAATTTTGTTGATATAGTTGAGAAATGGTTGATGATAAAGTTGTTATTTCTTTTTTTTCTCCAAGTTTAATTGGCTCTCCTTTAATTAATGATTCTTTTATATCATTTATATTAAACATAAATCCTGTGAAATTTTCAGGAGCATCAATTAGTATTTTTTTTATTTCTGCATGAGAAAAAGGATTTCTAATTCTTTGTCGTAATACAGTAAGCGTAGCTTTTTCAGATTCCGATATCAAATTTTGTTCTTCTGCAGCATCCAAAGATTTAAATAATATAAGATTATCGTACAAATCAACAGCTTCTAAAGTTTTTTGATTATATGTTTCATGGTTTGAATAATCTAAACCCAAAGTATGTTTTTCAATTAAAGCAAACTTTATCATCCTTTCTAAAAAATGATTTGTTCCTAAAATTGCCGTTTGAAATAATTCAAGCTGTAAATTCTGTAAAATCTCATTTCTTAAACTTGTTAATGGTAAAAAATAATGTGGTTGATGCAAAAAGTAGTTTTTTAAATTTTCATAGTTTTTCTCAACAAGTTTAGTGTAATTAGGGATAAAAAATGACTTCATTGGGTATTATTTATATTTATTAAAAGGCCTTACAAATATCTATTTTTAATCATTTTAGACTTGATTGATTCTGAAATCTACAATTATAAGGACTTATTGATCATCTCTTAAAGCATCAATGAGGTTGCTTATAAAAATATATGAATCATTTAGTGCGTTCTTACAAAAAATTTTATCACTTATCCAAATTCTTATTTCATCATTTTTTTCAAATAGTTTAATGCCCTGGTATTTAGCTGAAATTGCCCTAAGTTGAGCCACATCGCTTGATTTACTAGAGACTCTTCCATTTTGATGAGTAAATTTATTTCTTATAAATTTATAATCATTTATTTCTGACCATTTAGGAATTTTTCCAATGTTTTTATTTGAAACTTTAGTCAGATATGCTTTAGCTTTTTCAATGTCACTATTTCCTTTTAGGTCATTAATGTCAAAAGAAGAATATTTAATTATTTTATATTGATAACAAATATCCTTTAATATATTTTCAAGTGAGGAAATTATTAGACTTAAAAGTGTAATCCTAAAATTGCTAGTGAATACTGTCCCATAATAATAGCGCCGTTCATTAAACAATTCAATTTCGTTCGAATAATTATTATTTTCTACATTTTCTTGCACTCCTGTTAATTTTTCTTGGTTATCGCTAATTTTTTTCAACTCAATATTTAAGAAATTTTCAATTGATATTAAATAATTATTTAAATTATTATATTCATCAGAATTTATGATTTTAAATATATCTATGGGAAGCATTGTTAGTTATCGTTTTCTGAGATTTTTAATATTAATCGCAATGTTTTGGGGCTTTGCGATGATGGGGCAATCGAAGCGCAAATCTTCAATTTTGCACAAATGTTGAATCGAAGAACAACCGCTGAACTTTTCATTTTCGCCCCACTATTGCAAAACCCTTGTTACCTGCAGTACTATTTTGAAATATTATGATTGCAGTAAATCTCACCTTTTAATGATGCTTGGCTAATTGAATGTTCCATTAATTCCGAAAATGTATAATTTCCAAAAATTACACTTGTAAGATGAACACCATCTAATAATAAAACTTTTAGGTTTTTTCCTTTTGGTAATGATTGTAAACATTCTTCAGTAAAACCTTCCATTGAAATGAAAATTCCTCTCGCTTCTAATTTTCCTTCGGCTTTCATAAAAAGACTTGCTATTTCTTTTTGATTTGATTTAGTTTTTTGCCACTTCAATTCTAATAAATAATAATGTCCGTCATATTTAATTGCACCATCAATTTGTTCACCTACAATCCTAAAAGGTTCTTCAACAGGAATTTGCTGAGCTTTCATTAAATTAGTAAAGAATTTTTCAAATTCAATACCTCGTTTTTGTTTATCTGTTATTTTTTCAACTTCAAGAAAATTTTTTCTAATATTCATTAATTCTTGCTCAAAATTTCTCGTTGTGGCTTTTTCAGCTTTGCTTTTTATTTTTTCTCTGTATTTTTGTTGTTTCTGTTGTTCATTTACAATTTCTTTCAGTTTTAAAGATGATCTCTCTGCTTTTTCAATACGATGATTATTATCTTGTGGAACAAAATTATTGTGCTCAATAAGAATTCTTACAAAGTTTCTAGATATTTCAAGTCTTCTATTATATTCTTGATTTCTTATTGTTTCGTATAGCTTATCAAGGATCTCTCTTTTTGTCAAAGATTTTCCATTGAATTTTATAGCGAAAATTTGATTGGTTATATTTTCTGGAACATTTGCTCTGTAGAAACTTTTCTTTAAATCTCCTTTGTACCAATATAAGTTTGAAATTCCTTCTTTTATTAAGACTTCAATTTGTTCATTAAATACGTCAATCATTTTCTTGTGCGCTGTTTTTGTAGTATTGCAGGGTGACATTTGGCTTTACGCATTGCGTTAATTAAAAATATATAATATTCGCAAAGCCATGATGGTACAAATATAAAATATTGTTTTAAGTAATTCATAATGAGTTTTAAACAGTTTTAATTCGGTTCAATTCATTTTGGATTGGCGAACCTTTTACTTTTTAATACCCATTTTTTTAATTTCTTCATCTGTGTGATGATCCAGAATTTTAGCATATCTATAAAATGTTGCCCTGGTCAATCCAAAAGGTTTATAAATTTCTTCCGGACGTTTAGTGATGTCCTTATATATATTACGTAAAAGTAAAAGTTTAGAAATTGTTTCTGCAGTATAACCTTTCGGTCTTCCTCCCAGCCTACCTCTTGCCCTGGCAGCTTGCAAGCCCGCATTGGTTCTTTCTCTTATCAACTCTCGTTCATATTCAGCCAACGATCCCATTATATTAAGAAATAGTCGACCATTAATAGTAGAAGTATCAACACCATCCACAAGACCCTTTATTATAATATCTTTATCACTCAAACTTAAGACAAGATCAATAATATTTTTCAAACTTCTACCCAATCGATCTAATCTCCAAACATAAAGCTCATCACCTTCCCGAAATTGTTCAATCATTTTATCTAGCTCAGGACGATTTTTTGTGGAACCGGAAATTTTCTCCTGATAAATTTTTTCGCAGCCTGCTTTTTCTAAAGCTTCAATTTGCAAATCTAAATTTTGGTCTTTAGTTGAAACTCTGGCATATCCTATTTTCATATTTTGTTACATTAAACTCATACTCTGTAAATTTATGAAACTTTGTTTAATAATACGAGATTTTGAGAAAACTTATTGAAAAATTAAAAATTCTAAACTTTACATTCTAAAATCTCAAAATACTACCGTTTTTATAAACCAATCCTTAACACTTTATTCTCTTTCTGTAAATTTACTTTACTGCCGAAGCTACATAATTCTCTCCTGATACTGAATCTGTAGCCGGTGATCATGATCTGACCTTGTTGCTATACCTGATCTTTCTAAGGTTTGTCCATCGTCCATAATTAAAAATTGAATATTAATCTTTTTTAGAAGCTGAACAAATCTGATAGTTTAACACTTAGATCGTTTCTAATCTTTTAGAATATGATACTTTTAAGGAATCAGACAAATACAAGTTCCCATCCATTTGCTTCAACCTTAAAATACTCCTGGTGCTGTTGGAGAAACCTATCCTGATGAACTGCGATTGCGAGCAAATGTGTTGCTCTTGTTAATGCTACGTAAGCATGTGGCAACCTTCTGTAACAGGCTTTGTCTCTCCGCAGTTTGTTTTTACCTCTTTCATCGGCTATAATAAAATTGAGAATTTTTCCTCCTATATCATAGGCGCGGGTATAAGTTTCTAGATATAGAGTTGCAGAATGCGTCTCACCCTTCACCCCATGTATGGTATCAAAATATATGTCTACTGAATTGTTACCCTGAACATAATTATATATTTTATTCTCAGGCTTTGCATCATTTACAGCAATCTCACTATCCCTGTAAAACTGAATAACTTCCTCACATATAGTCCCGTTAAAGAATTTAATAATTCCTTTTATTACAGCAATAAATTCTCTTTTTATCGAAATTGATTGCTTAAGCTTAATAATCCAGTCGGCAAATCTCATGTCCATTTTTAAGATTTTGTCTTCATGACCTATATCATTAATATATTTTATAAAGGAAAGTGCTGTGAAATAACTCTCATTTATAGGATTTTTTATTTTACAAATTTTAAGGCAATCGCAGATTATATTCAAAAACATTAATCTTAACTTTTTCACATTTTTTTCAAAAGGTAAGTTCACAGATAGAAAATTAAGATAGGAATCAAGGTTTTTAAATTGGACTTTTTCATAAACCCTATTATAGTCAGGCCAATATGAAGATATGTTCAACCTGGAGGGACCTACACGGGAGCCAATAATTTTAATACTACCGAAAGATGCCAATCCATCTTTTAGAACTCTTTTCGCAAATTCATCCTTTACGTTCAGAATTGATTCATCATTATATACAAATACAATTGGTCTGATAGGTGCTAGAGTCGGCCGACCAATCATTTCCTGTGGTTTACAACAGATATCCTTCACCAAGGCAGCAATATTTGTAGGAAGACGGTTAGATATCTTTAGTTGAATATCGTTGTTGATTATTGGTTGCCATTGATTTTCATCTTCACTAGCCTTTGCACTAAATATGGACTGGTTTGTATCCCCGATCTTCTGAATTGTCGTTGATTTTTCGAATAGTGTAGCTATCAATGCGCTTTGATGATCCTCCATATCCTGCATTTCATCCACAAAGACTATTGAAAACCTTTCTCTAAGGACATCCAAGATCAACGGAAATTCTCTTATATATTTAAATGCAAGTGAATAAGCTTCTTCATAAGTTAAATATCCATAAGATAACACTTTGTTTTTTGCAGAAAGCATCCTCTGATAATACTTTTCGCACGTATCGGGTTTAAGACCTTTTATTGAAAATTTTTCTAGCTGATTAATATTTTTTGAAATATCAAAATTGTGCCTATTATAAACCAAATCGCCTAAGAAAATATTTTTTTTCTCCAGTAAATCTACTGCTCCCGAAACTACTAACTCATGCAGATTAGATATAACGTCATTATAAGCATATTCATCAACAATTTTAGGTGAAGCTTTATACAGCTTCTTATAGTAAGGTATAGTAAGATATTTATCAACAAACGATTGTATTGTGCCAAAATGGTTAGGATACTGAAAAAAGATCCTCGCCGAATCCCCAAGTTTTTCTTTGATTTCTTCAGCTGCAATATTCGTATGCGTGATGATGCATATCCCCTGAGAAAATGTCGCTGGGATCTTTTGTGATAGCAACAACAGCTTAGCAGCAAGGGTTGTTGTTTTGCCACTTCCGGGACACGCTTGAATGTCCACACTATTCCAATGCTTCAAAAAGTTGAGCTGTCCCTCGTTAAAGCTGAAGCCAAACTTCTTTTCAACTTGAAGAATTTCTTCATCTGTTAATTTGATTTTTGTAATATCAAACATGGGCAGCGTATTTAATCGCATTAACAAGATATTGTAGATAGGGATCAGCACAAATGACTGCCTTATCGGTCTTGTCCCGGCGCAGTAGAAATGCAAATACCTGTGCGGTAACCGCTTTTGATGCTAATTTCCTTTCTAATGGAGCATAGATCTCAACTGCAATCTCTTCATCAGATAAATCGTTCCGTCTCCATTCTTCTATCTCTGTTTTACATAACCTACATACATTAAGATAATCTATGTCAGAAAATGGTTTTCCTCCATCTCCGATCTTGATCGCTATTTTAATAGACTTATGGATTAAACTTGATAATACACTATTGGCAAGTTCGTATTCCAATGTCCAAGTGTTACCAATAAAGACATCAACATCGCCACCTCTATATTTATTTTTTTTAGCATCTATCTTCTTTTCAAGTTCTACAGGTGAATAGTCCTCTTCAGTTCTTCTGCCATCTCTAAGTAAGTTCATAACTTCTAAATCACCTGTTCTTCGTTGTACTTCATAGGTGTATCGGCCTGCCGCTTTAGGCGGAATATCCCGATCGGTTATACAAGACACCCTAATTCCTATCTGTTCTCCATCTTTTCTTTGGAATATTTTGGAATACCTGAACAATGCTGTACTCCCAACATTTACAATCGAAATACCATACTTATGCAATGGTAAGCCAATTTTTTCTGCCAAAGTTGGAAGAATCAGGTTTTCTGCATCCCCTTCGACCATCAAAACACCATTAGCAAAGAATAGGTTAGCTTTTGTATCATCCAGAAATCTGGATAAAAAAGCATAATCCCCTTTTTCCAGTTTCGTATTAGAATTGTGAAGTGAATAGGCTTTTCCGTTTTTGCAGATAATAAGATCATTAAGGTCAATCTTTGACGCAAGCGAATTGCTGTGGCTTGTGATGATGTTTTGAAACTTAAGTTCATCACAATGTCTATTCAGGAAATCAATTAAATTAATCTGCGATTGTGGATGGATATGAGCTTCAATTTCTTCAATCAGCAAAAGTTTTAGACCATTGTAACTGCTATCTTTTTTTAGCAATAGCATCTCTGCCGCTATAAACAATAGGTTACTACTACCAAGACCAATATTTGATTCCTCTGAAATCGATGATCCGATAAGTTCAAGTTTTTCCAAGATTCTACCCAATTCACTATCAGTGATTTTGAATTTTGCACTTAGAGGGTTATTTTCTAAAGATATTTCTTTTAAATAGGTTTTATTAATTGTGTCAGAAACGATTCTGCCTTCTTGATTCTTAAAGTAGTCTGTAATTTCTGAATTTGCCTTGTTCATGGAATCGACAAGAGCATGTACAACGTTTGGCTTTTGCTGGAATATTTCATGTGCACCTAAAATCTGGGATAACCTAGAACCGCGTCTTGCTGCAAGTTCGTAGGAAGCATCACGGAGGGGTTTTAGGTAGGTAACTCTAAGTTTATTTTTTGCTTCCCAACCTAAACTACCACTTTCCTCATTTTCGCCTGCTCTTACATCGCTATATATATCGTAGATAGAATTGCCTTTATCCCTCCTCTTAGCTCGTAGCGTAACTTTTAAATAGTATTCCGTTTCATCAATACTAATCCATTCTAGGAATGCCGCTGCTTCTGTATTAGATAAACCCCGAAATTCACAGATGATCTCCAGGTCATTACTCCTTATTTTGCCGTCTGTAAAGAAATCATCATCTGATACCCTGAAATAATCGTTGCTGTGTACACCCGTGACTAGGCGTATTGCATCTAAAATTGAGCTTTTACCAGCATCATTTTCACCAATCAAAAGGTTTACCCCTTTATTGAAGCAGATCTCAAGGTGCTGAATTTTCCTGAAATTGCTAATTGTGAGAGTGTTCAAATACATTATTAGTCTAAATGGTTCATATAAATGTACTAATATTTTAGTACTCAAGATAATATTAAGATTGTTTTTAAGAAAACCGATTTAAAGAAATCTAATGAATACAAATTTAAATTACTTATCTTTGTATTGTTATAGAAAAGGGCTCTTTTTTATTTACTACTCAACGGTGTTTTCCTCGTACATCATTAGACGAAAGTCGAAGTTATCCGATAGACAAAAGTAGGATCAGAAAAATAGAGGTGAAAGAGAATGTAAATAGAAATAAAATTAGTTATCCCGGAGTGCTCTCTCTAAAAATCCCGCAATGTCTTGGTTTGACAACGGGGAGCTGCATAAACTTATTTAAAGAAAAGAGAGAGGAACGAAATCCCAAAGCAATTTGCTGAATACATAAGAAGTGGGCGCAGGACGGAAGTGTCGGGAGGGTAAAATGCATAAATCAGCCCATTTGCATAAGAATAACAGCAGAAAAAATAAATTTTTTCCAGGTCTTTTTGGCTTTTTAAGGGTTTTCTCCCTTTATTTGTCATTTTTTTGAATGGAGAAGATTATTTAAATGCAGTTATAAAAACCTGTCATGCCTATATGGTTAATGAAATACCAATATCTGGACATCATAATAAAATTCTACAGGGAAATAGTGTTATCAAAATAACAAGTTGCTTCATTTCATATGGCAATATGATTTTATAATTATAAGCATCTAAAGGAAATATTCCTTCTCCACCATTTGCAAAATCTTTAATTTTGGGTATATAGAAAGTTTCGATTAAGGGATTTTTTAATTCAAAACTAAAATGCTGATTTATAATACTATTAAAAGTACCATTCTCTTCTAGAATCGAAAATGGACCGTACTTAACAATATATAAAACAATATTTCCAATTACTGCGGTTAAAGCATTAAGTAAGGTCGCTTGACAAAAATTATTAGTCCTATTATGCTTTGTTTTATTGTAGGCATCATACCATATTAAATATTGGTTGGTGAATTTTCATTCCAATCTTTAAATGGATTTATATCATGTATATGAGGATAACTTTTTAAAGTAAAATTATAATCCCCTAAATGTAATTTTTCTTTTAATTTAACGTAGTCTTTGGTATTATAGTTTTTTCTTTATGAAGGATTATTAGAAATCTGCATATAATGCATCCAAAAATTTTCCACTTCTGTACAAGCTAAAATTAATAATTCTCTTGTTTTATGGCTATAAGTACTCATTGAGCTTTCAGTTGGCTCAATATATAAAAATAAATCATCTAATTTTTCAAGAAGTATTTTTAAAGCTTGTTGTGATAAACGTCTTTCAGATTCGTTTGTTTTTAATCCCTGATGTATATCATTGGTATAATACAATGCAGGTCTCCAAACACCTTGAATTGTTTGTCCAATTGAATTTTTTATTGGATTTATATCTGTCG
This genomic stretch from Chryseobacterium shandongense harbors:
- a CDS encoding restriction endonuclease, yielding MIDVFNEQIEVLIKEGISNLYWYKGDLKKSFYRANVPENITNQIFAIKFNGKSLTKREILDKLYETIRNQEYNRRLEISRNFVRILIEHNNFVPQDNNHRIEKAERSSLKLKEIVNEQQKQQKYREKIKSKAEKATTRNFEQELMNIRKNFLEVEKITDKQKRGIEFEKFFTNLMKAQQIPVEEPFRIVGEQIDGAIKYDGHYYLLELKWQKTKSNQKEIASLFMKAEGKLEARGIFISMEGFTEECLQSLPKGKNLKVLLLDGVHLTSVIFGNYTFSELMEHSISQASLKGEIYCNHNISK
- a CDS encoding recombinase family protein yields the protein MKIGYARVSTKDQNLDLQIEALEKAGCEKIYQEKISGSTKNRPELDKMIEQFREGDELYVWRLDRLGRSLKNIIDLVLSLSDKDIIIKGLVDGVDTSTINGRLFLNIMGSLAEYERELIRERTNAGLQAARARGRLGGRPKGYTAETISKLLLLRNIYKDITKRPEEIYKPFGLTRATFYRYAKILDHHTDEEIKKMGIKK
- a CDS encoding UvrD-helicase domain-containing protein, which encodes MFDITKIKLTDEEILQVEKKFGFSFNEGQLNFLKHWNSVDIQACPGSGKTTTLAAKLLLLSQKIPATFSQGICIITHTNIAAEEIKEKLGDSARIFFQYPNHFGTIQSFVDKYLTIPYYKKLYKASPKIVDEYAYNDVISNLHELVVSGAVDLLEKKNIFLGDLVYNRHNFDISKNINQLEKFSIKGLKPDTCEKYYQRMLSAKNKVLSYGYLTYEEAYSLAFKYIREFPLILDVLRERFSIVFVDEMQDMEDHQSALIATLFEKSTTIQKIGDTNQSIFSAKASEDENQWQPIINNDIQLKISNRLPTNIAALVKDICCKPQEMIGRPTLAPIRPIVFVYNDESILNVKDEFAKRVLKDGLASFGSIKIIGSRVGPSRLNISSYWPDYNRVYEKVQFKNLDSYLNFLSVNLPFEKNVKKLRLMFLNIICDCLKICKIKNPINESYFTALSFIKYINDIGHEDKILKMDMRFADWIIKLKQSISIKREFIAVIKGIIKFFNGTICEEVIQFYRDSEIAVNDAKPENKIYNYVQGNNSVDIYFDTIHGVKGETHSATLYLETYTRAYDIGGKILNFIIADERGKNKLRRDKACYRRLPHAYVALTRATHLLAIAVHQDRFLQQHQEYFKVEANGWELVFV
- a CDS encoding ATP-dependent nuclease, producing MNTLTISNFRKIQHLEICFNKGVNLLIGENDAGKSSILDAIRLVTGVHSNDYFRVSDDDFFTDGKIRSNDLEIICEFRGLSNTEAAAFLEWISIDETEYYLKVTLRAKRRDKGNSIYDIYSDVRAGENEESGSLGWEAKNKLRVTYLKPLRDASYELAARRGSRLSQILGAHEIFQQKPNVVHALVDSMNKANSEITDYFKNQEGRIVSDTINKTYLKEISLENNPLSAKFKITDSELGRILEKLELIGSSISEESNIGLGSSNLLFIAAEMLLLKKDSSYNGLKLLLIEEIEAHIHPQSQINLIDFLNRHCDELKFQNIITSHSNSLASKIDLNDLIICKNGKAYSLHNSNTKLEKGDYAFLSRFLDDTKANLFFANGVLMVEGDAENLILPTLAEKIGLPLHKYGISIVNVGSTALFRYSKIFQRKDGEQIGIRVSCITDRDIPPKAAGRYTYEVQRRTGDLEVMNLLRDGRRTEEDYSPVELEKKIDAKKNKYRGGDVDVFIGNTWTLEYELANSVLSSLIHKSIKIAIKIGDGGKPFSDIDYLNVCRLCKTEIEEWRRNDLSDEEIAVEIYAPLERKLASKAVTAQVFAFLLRRDKTDKAVICADPYLQYLVNAIKYAAHV